The Daphnia magna isolate NIES linkage group LG3, ASM2063170v1.1, whole genome shotgun sequence genomic interval CAAGTCATGGCCGGAAGAAACTTTAAGCTGACTCTGCAACTGGCAAATTTTGATGCCAATGGTTATCCCGGTAAATCTCTTGTTTGCGTCGTGGTGGTTTTCGTCCATCCCACAATCGAAACTCGCGAACTCGTCAGTCATTCGTGCTCTGTTGCACCAAAGAAACTTGTTGCGTCTCACAATGAAACGGACATAGTGAACGAAATTCTACTGGCTATCAAGGAACGAAAAGACTTATCGCAAATTGGCCATTATTTGAATGCATCTCGAGACTGCCTGGTCAAAGATTTGCCTCTCACCAGTCCCAGTATGTAATCAATTCAAGAATTGTTTTACTTTTATGTTTAGTCTCTTTTGTGTTGACTTTCAGATGGCACGAAACTGAGTTACGTTTTCTTCGCGCACCCACGTTCCAGGCCTTCAGGATGAAGACGATGGCTGCTGATTTGGATTCGTTTTTTATTAATCCTGATATCCATCATCGAATTTTGCTGGGCCATTTTTCTCGCCAAAGCGTTTCGTCCAAGGAATTGAAGCGATTGAACAAGCTCCCCATGGCCGATTCAACAAAGGCTATTCTTTCACATGCATCCAGTAAGTTTGATAAGTTTCTTTACTTATCTTATTATAAACATTCTTCGGTGTAACGTGCAGATGTAAAAGATGGAGTATGTAAGACGCCCAAGTGCAAGGAAACATTGTGTAAATTACCACCAATGAAAGAGAATAAAGGTATCGCGTGTAGGGCCAACGTCCCCAAATGGACTTTCAACTTCACATCCGGCACCTGTGAGAGTTACACGTACGGCGGTTGTGGGGGATCAAAGAATCTGTTCGACACGGAAATTATGTGCCGGATGACGTGCAGTTTGATCAAGAGTGAGTATTAAATCTGTGAAACTGAAGTCGATCAAAACCATAAGAAATCAATGGCTGCCTAGACTTTGATGGATTTGAAATACTTTGCCAATTTGATCATCTTATTTATTTCCGATATTTTATAGATGGAGACATACATTTTATAAATACAGCAGCCATCGAGCAGGAAACCATCCATCTAGCGAATGGTTTGGGCACAATCTTCGTCATCGACCGTGTGCTTTGCGAGCTTACAGGAAAGGTCAACGTCAGGTATAAATTAGGACAACCTTATTGATCGCCATTCTCTTAACTCTGGCTTACATTAGTCTTCTAAAACCTTTTGGAGCAAAGAGTTTTCAAACCACCTCAGTTGATGAATCAAAAATAGTTGATCCCAATACGAATCCCACGACCCCGTTGCCAGGTGGATACAATGTATTGGAGAAGAATGACGAGGATGTTGAGGAGATGGCCCAGTTTGCCACCAACGTCATATCAACTGAACTTGCACGCTGCGATCTGATTGCAGTCGTGAAAGCAGAGTCACAAGTCGTAGCCGGCACAAACTTTAAGCTGATTCTGAAATTGGCACCAATCAACACCCGAGCCGTTGACGAGAAATTCATTTGCGAAGTCGTCGTCTTCGACCAGCCGTGGACCAAGACCAGAAACGTCACCTCCTTTAAGTGCACCTCCAACGAATTTAACATTGTCACGGAAATTTTGTCAACTATCGAGGAACGCGAGGAATTGTCACCGGTCGTCCGTTACCTCAACGCTTGTAGACAAGACCAGGACTTTTTGATGGAGTTGCCTTTTGTCAGTTATGGTaaacgtttttttaaattccttaCACAAACATTGCATCCACATCTGATTACTACATCGCTACTTTGACTTTCCTGTGTCTTTAACTAAACGCAAATGTATTTAAAGATGGAAAATCATTGAAATGGCTGAGTTATACCTTCTTCGCCCCCACATGGTCGGCCTTTACGTCTCAAATGCCACAAGATGCAGCCGATCCGCTGATTGTTGACGCTGATTTCCGACGTAAAGTCCTTCTTCGTCATCTCGTTCACCAACACCTGACGCCGATGGATATCGCTCACGCAGACAAGCTCATCATGGCGGACTTTAAACAGGCAAATGTAACCCACACAGCTCGTGAGTGCCTCTTGTGCCATGTCTTAATGACTTAACGACCTGAATGTACGTTATCCAAACAGAAAGCAACAATACCCTGAAGAAAGTGAACGACATCTGTAACCTACCAGCGATGCTGAAGCCTAGAGATACTATTGAAATTGAATGCAGAGGCTACATCGAATGGTGGACGTTCAACTCCCATACCAACGATTGTGAAATGTACATTTACGGTGGTTGTGGTGGATCCGAGAATCTTTTCAACACCTACATGGCCTGTGAAGCCGCTTGCGGTGAATTCAGTAAGTCGGATTTCAGTTACCAATTGCCTTAccttttcattaattttgttttgctacgAAGGTAGAAAAACGCACATGATAAACGGTGCCGAAATCCAAACAGGTATGATTGAACAAGGTTTTGGCGTCGTCTTTATTATCGACCGCGTATTCATGACCAGTGGTGAAGTCAGCGCTGTTCTCAACAAACATCCAAACACCGACCCTGGTATCTATGGTTCACCCGATCCGTATATTCAGTCATCGACAAGTAAACATGATGAACCCGATGGAACCAAAGAACCTGAAGAAACTGAAGAGCCTCTTGAAGAAACTGAAGAGCCTCTTGAAGAAACTGAAGAGACTCTTGAAGAAACTGAAGAGCCTCTTGAAGAAACTGAAGAGCCTCTTGAAGAAACTGAAGAACCCCTTGAAGAACCTGTTGAAGTCACTGGAGCTACAGGAGCTACAGGAGCTACAGAAGCTACAGAAGCTACAGAAGCCACAGAAGCCACAGAAGCCACAGAAGCCACAGAAGCCACAGAAGCCACAGAAGTCATAAAAACCAGTGAAGCAGAAAAAGCCGATGAAGCCGAAGACggaaagaaaacagaagaagCGGAAGAAGCCCAAAGAGCCGATGAAGGTAAGCCGTTAGACGttgatttttgaaacagaCATTAAATACAACCTAGTCTTAGATGATTACACTCCAGCACCAGTCGACGACGTCGCAGTTCAGAAAATGGCCTCGTTCGCTACCAAAGTGTTGAGTCAGCGAAACAACGCAATGTCTCCGTTGGTCATGACCAGCGTTCTCTCGGCTGAGAAACAAATCGCTGCCGGCATCAAATATCGGCTTCGTTTAGAATTCAAGGGTGGATCGAAAGAGAAATTGATGTACTGCACCGTGGTGGTAGTCTTTGACGAAGCTCTTGCAGAGGGAAGTTTGCCTAAATTGAACGAGTCTGATTGTGTAGATTGGGAATAGACTCAAGGATGTAAATTGAAAAGCAAGGAAACGGAAGATCAACgtcaagaatttttttaaacctttttttaaaatttagttTTAACTTTTTGACAATTTCTATCGCACTCTTGTGTGTAGTCTGGTAAATTTGGTCACGTCTTTCTCACCTTTCTTGTAATCTTTCTACCATGGCaatgataaaacaaatttcaaaACTAGTAGTTACCCCGGGGTGATATACGAATGAAAGTAGCTTTAAAACGACATTGAAAGGATAATGACAACGAAAGCAACGGTGCATCACGTGATCGACCAGCTCGCAGCCAAATGCCAAAGTCGTTTTACGCACGTTGCTGTGTCCTTGGTCGTGTTTAGAAGGTAATCACAGATTTTAACCGCTTCATTATGTTCTATTATTTAGCAGAAACAAGCGTTTTTGGCCCCACAAGGGAGATTTTTGACAAAGACGGATCTGTCTGGCCTCAGTTGTTTTTATTCGATTAACAATTTTATTGCTCATTGAGCACAAAATCGAACAATTTAGGGGACACGCAATGTCATCAATTATCCCAAATGCTTTCTTTCTCAATGCTTATTGTTTAACATAAGCTTCGAGAACTGCATCAAAGACCTTGGGCTCAACGCTCTGTGGCCGAGCCAAGGATCTACGATCACGAACATCGTTCTGCGTATAAAAAGGTAGCCCTTACCGCGGTATTATTAGCACAAGCGGCCGACTGTTTGCACAGGTAAGACGCGATGTTTTGGCCAGGGCAAATCAAACCACGAAACGTGGTACGGACAGTGGCAACCTCACTTC includes:
- the LOC116919217 gene encoding uncharacterized protein LOC116919217 isoform X2, coding for MAADLDSFFINPDIHHRILLGHFSRQSVSSKELKRLNKLPMADSTKAILSHASNVKDGVCKTPKCKETLCKLPPMKENKGIACRANVPKWTFNFTSGTCESYTYGGCGGSKNLFDTEIMCRMTCSLIKNGDIHFINTAAIEQETIHLANGLGTIFVIDRVLCELTGKVNVSLLKPFGAKSFQTTSVDESKIVDPNTNPTTPLPGGYNVLEKNDEDVEEMAQFATNVISTELARCDLIAVVKAESQVVAGTNFKLILKLAPINTRAVDEKFICEVVVFDQPWTKTRNVTSFKCTSNEFNIVTEILSTIEEREELSPVVRYLNACRQDQDFLMELPFVSYDGKSLKWLSYTFFAPTWSAFTSQMPQDAADPLIVDADFRRKVLLRHLVHQHLTPMDIAHADKLIMADFKQANVTHTAQSNNTLKKVNDICNLPAMLKPRDTIEIECRGYIEWWTFNSHTNDCEMYIYGGCGGSENLFNTYMACEAACGEFSRKTHMINGAEIQTGMIEQGFGVVFIIDRVFMTSGEVSAVLNKHPNTDPGIYGSPDPYIQSSTSKHDEPDGTKEPEETEEPLEETEEPLEETEETLEETEEPLEETEEPLEETEEPLEEPVEVTGATGATGATEATEATEATEATEATEATEATEATEVIKTSEAEKADEAEDGKKTEEAEEAQRADEDDYTPAPVDDVAVQKMASFATKVLSQRNNAMSPLVMTSVLSAEKQIAAGIKYRLRLEFKGGSKEKLMYCTVVVVFDEALAEGSLPKLNESDCVDWE
- the LOC116919217 gene encoding uncharacterized protein LOC116919217 isoform X1, producing MAADLDSFFINPDIHHRILLGHFSRQSVSSKELKRLNKLPMADSTKAILSHASNVKDGVCKTPKCKETLCKLPPMKENKGIACRANVPKWTFNFTSGTCESYTYGGCGGSKNLFDTEIMCRMTCSLIKNGDIHFINTAAIEQETIHLANGLGTIFVIDRVLCELTGKVNVSLLKPFGAKSFQTTSVDESKIVDPNTNPTTPLPGGYNVLEKNDEDVEEMAQFATNVISTELARCDLIAVVKAESQVVAGTNFKLILKLAPINTRAVDEKFICEVVVFDQPWTKTRNVTSFKCTSNEFNIVTEILSTIEEREELSPVVRYLNACRQDQDFLMELPFVSYDGKSLKWLSYTFFAPTWSAFTSQMPQDAADPLIVDADFRRKVLLRHLVHQHLTPMDIAHADKLIMADFKQANVTHTAQSNNTLKKVNDICNLPAMLKPRDTIEIECRGYIEWWTFNSHTNDCEMYIYGGCGGSENLFNTYMACEAACGEFSRKTHMINGAEIQTGMIEQGFGVVFIIDRVFMTSGEVSAVLNKHPNTDPGIYGSPDPYIQSSTSKHDEPDGTKEPEETEEPLEETEEPLEETEETLEETEEPLEETEEPLEETEEPLEEPVEVTGATGATGATEATEATEATEATEATEATEATEATEVIKTSEAEKADEAEDGKKTEEAEEAQRADEVLDDYTPAPVDDVAVQKMASFATKVLSQRNNAMSPLVMTSVLSAEKQIAAGIKYRLRLEFKGGSKEKLMYCTVVVVFDEALAEGSLPKLNESDCVDWE